The following are encoded in a window of Pirellulaceae bacterium genomic DNA:
- a CDS encoding homocysteine S-methyltransferase family protein, protein MHWQRQLATNEIILIDGGTGTELQRRGVPMNEIAWSGAAVLSHPEAVRDTHLAYIAAGAEVVIANTFGSTRQMLEPAGYGERVQEVNQKAIKLAIAARQAADRPIAVAGSLSAMPPSFKRDQYLSPAEELACYEEAIHAQTEAGADLIALEMMDDTHHAKLAMQAALKSDLPIWLGISCKLNDGRLVSFGDTNLPLDEVLDCLIPLGPDVVNIMHSDVDTITPAIKMVRERWEGPIGVYPESGYFTRPDWNFVDIIPPAELAGRANAWVADGVRLLGGCCGTGPDHIQALRQAMPELNAAR, encoded by the coding sequence GTGCATTGGCAACGACAATTAGCAACGAATGAGATCATTCTGATCGATGGCGGTACGGGAACCGAACTTCAGCGTCGCGGGGTCCCCATGAACGAGATCGCCTGGAGCGGCGCAGCAGTGCTCAGCCACCCAGAGGCGGTTCGCGACACCCACCTGGCGTATATCGCAGCAGGCGCAGAAGTAGTCATCGCCAACACGTTCGGTTCCACCCGCCAAATGCTTGAGCCGGCTGGGTATGGAGAGCGGGTACAAGAGGTCAATCAAAAGGCCATCAAGCTGGCAATTGCTGCCAGACAGGCCGCTGATCGTCCGATTGCCGTAGCGGGTTCCCTTTCCGCGATGCCTCCCAGTTTTAAACGGGATCAATATCTCTCCCCGGCAGAAGAACTTGCCTGTTACGAAGAAGCCATTCACGCACAAACCGAAGCAGGCGCCGACTTGATCGCTCTGGAAATGATGGATGACACCCATCACGCAAAACTGGCGATGCAGGCAGCATTGAAATCAGATTTACCGATCTGGCTGGGTATCAGTTGCAAATTAAACGATGGACGACTGGTCAGCTTCGGAGACACCAATTTGCCTTTAGACGAGGTGCTCGATTGTCTGATCCCCTTGGGCCCTGATGTCGTGAATATCATGCACAGTGATGTTGATACCATCACCCCCGCGATAAAGATGGTGCGAGAGCGATGGGAGGGACCGATCGGCGTCTATCCGGAATCGGGCTATTTCACGCGACCAGACTGGAACTTTGTTGACATCATTCCACCTGCTGAACTGGCAGGCCGTGCCAACGCCTGGGTCGCTGACGGTGTTCGCTTATTGGGCGGATGCTGTGGCACGGGACCGGACCACATTCAAGCTTTGCGGCAGGCCATGCCAGAATTGAACGCAGCTCGGTGA
- a CDS encoding O-acetylhomoserine aminocarboxypropyltransferase, with the protein MSKSKTYQFDTLTLHAGQQPDPTTGARATPIYQTSSYVFRDTDHAASIFNIERTGHVYSRITNPTNAVLEERISALDGGVGAVATASGQAALHLALVTLMGMGSHIVSSRSIYGGTHNLLSHTLPRFGIETTFVDPRDLDAIRAAIRPETRLVFGETLGNPGLEVLDIPRVSELAHEAGVPLLVDSTFTTPYLSRPLELGADIVVHSATKFLSGHGVVIGGLLVDGGKFDWEQSGKFPAMTEPYSGFHDLVFTEEFGPAAYITRARNEGGRDFGACMSAHTAFLVLQGLETLPLRMQRHVSNARKVVEFLGQQDVVEWVNYPELPSHPDYDLAKQLLPKGAGAVFSFGVKGGRAAGQRFIERLELVSHLANIGDAKSLVIHPASTTHHRMDAEALKAAGITEGLIRISIGLEDPNDLLVDLERGLRASQRT; encoded by the coding sequence ATGTCGAAGTCAAAGACGTATCAATTTGATACGCTCACCTTGCATGCCGGGCAGCAGCCAGATCCCACGACCGGAGCACGCGCGACACCGATTTATCAGACATCCTCTTACGTCTTTCGGGATACAGATCATGCGGCTTCCATCTTCAACATTGAACGTACCGGACACGTTTATTCTCGAATTACGAATCCAACGAATGCCGTCTTAGAAGAACGTATTTCTGCTCTGGATGGAGGCGTGGGAGCGGTCGCCACCGCCAGTGGGCAAGCCGCGCTGCACTTGGCCCTGGTTACCCTGATGGGAATGGGTTCGCATATCGTATCTTCACGATCGATTTACGGCGGCACTCACAATTTGTTGTCCCATACGTTGCCTCGTTTCGGGATTGAAACAACGTTCGTGGACCCGCGCGATCTTGATGCAATTCGAGCTGCGATTCGGCCGGAAACCCGGCTCGTGTTCGGTGAAACGTTAGGTAACCCGGGCTTGGAGGTACTCGATATTCCTCGAGTTTCCGAGCTGGCGCACGAAGCGGGCGTGCCGTTGTTAGTGGATTCCACGTTTACCACACCCTATCTGTCTCGGCCTTTGGAGCTGGGAGCTGATATTGTCGTTCACTCGGCGACGAAATTTCTGAGTGGGCACGGTGTTGTGATAGGGGGGTTGTTAGTGGATGGTGGTAAATTTGATTGGGAGCAATCAGGAAAGTTTCCCGCGATGACAGAGCCATATTCGGGGTTCCATGACTTGGTATTCACCGAAGAGTTTGGCCCGGCTGCCTACATTACGCGGGCTCGCAATGAAGGTGGGCGAGATTTTGGGGCTTGTATGAGTGCCCATACGGCTTTCTTGGTGTTGCAAGGGCTGGAAACGCTTCCATTGCGAATGCAGCGGCATGTGAGTAACGCTCGCAAAGTTGTCGAGTTTCTCGGGCAACAGGATGTGGTTGAATGGGTCAATTACCCGGAGTTACCCTCGCACCCGGACTATGATCTGGCGAAACAGCTGCTGCCGAAGGGGGCAGGGGCGGTCTTTAGCTTTGGAGTCAAAGGAGGAAGGGCGGCCGGGCAACGCTTCATTGAAAGACTCGAACTCGTTTCGCATCTGGCAAATATCGGTGATGCAAAGTCTCTGGTGATTCATCCCGCCAGCACGACGCACCATCGAATGGATGCCGAAGCTCTCAAGGCTGCGGGAATTACGGAAGGACTCATCCGAATTTCCATCGGATTGGAAGATCCAAATGACTTGCTCGTTGATCTCGAACGCGGGCTACGTGCCTCGCAACGGACGTAA
- a CDS encoding 3-hydroxyacyl-CoA dehydrogenase NAD-binding domain-containing protein, which yields MKPIQRVAVIGAGTMGSGIASHLANAGISVLLLDVVPSGSTDRNQITEQSLERIRKSRPPALMTPEVIEQIEIGNLEDDLHRISEVDWIAEAIVERLDAKHQLYVEIEEHRRPGTIVSSNTSTIPLRDLTQEMPPELQRDFCITHFFNPVRYMRLLEIVAGPATDPEVIKRLTACCDLQLGKGVVHCKDTPGFLGNRVGLFAIQCAIATAVRMELAPEVADAVMGRPMGMPKTGVFRLYDLIGLDLMLDVLESLRNTLAADDAFHPWIDCPAVESLVEQGHTGDKRGAGFYRTRQTTDGRKAEVFDLQRQEYRPLIRPQLPAMAAGGAGGLRALVERDDPAGQFAWEVLSRTLVYAASLVPDVADELVSIDEAMKLGFSWTHGPFGMIDLLGTQWFCERIEQDGLVVPPLLQVAAGQPMYRANRGRLQQMTIDGSYRDVERPAGVIRLGDVAKTTEAIITNDAATLWDLGDGVACFEFHTKANSLDSRTMSLLDQALSIVETRFRGLVVYNEGPHFSVGVNLQCVLDWAEQRAWSEIEAMLSDFQQTCKRMKYSSFPVVGAPAGMSIGGGFEVLLHCDVLQAHANTVVGLVETKVGLIPAGGGCKELLLRWSEVEGDEGIPPQQRVFDLIAAGVTASSPLEAMPLKMFRALDQFTMNRDRVLAAAKTRVISMIDGYQPPVQKRLVPTHIGPLIQRCEELRDAKQISPHDLTVGHALAKILCDSAVDKESYLTEDELFEREREAFLGLVQTPQTIARIRHMLATGRPLKN from the coding sequence ATGAAACCGATTCAACGCGTGGCGGTGATTGGTGCTGGGACGATGGGGTCTGGCATTGCTAGTCACCTGGCCAACGCCGGAATTTCCGTTCTCTTGTTGGATGTTGTTCCGTCGGGTTCGACTGATCGTAATCAGATTACCGAGCAATCACTGGAACGCATTCGCAAGTCGCGACCTCCTGCCTTGATGACGCCCGAAGTAATCGAGCAAATCGAAATTGGAAATTTGGAAGACGATTTGCATCGCATCTCTGAAGTGGACTGGATTGCAGAGGCGATTGTCGAACGGCTTGATGCCAAGCATCAGTTATACGTTGAGATTGAGGAGCATCGGCGTCCGGGCACGATCGTTTCCTCGAATACGTCAACCATTCCGCTGCGTGACTTGACGCAGGAAATGCCACCTGAATTGCAGCGGGACTTCTGTATTACGCATTTTTTCAATCCCGTTCGTTACATGCGGTTGCTGGAAATTGTCGCTGGACCAGCGACGGATCCTGAGGTGATAAAACGACTGACTGCTTGTTGTGATTTGCAGTTAGGCAAGGGGGTCGTGCACTGCAAGGATACGCCCGGATTCCTTGGCAATCGTGTGGGTTTGTTTGCGATTCAATGTGCGATCGCCACCGCAGTTCGGATGGAGCTGGCTCCGGAAGTCGCCGATGCCGTGATGGGGCGCCCGATGGGCATGCCAAAAACGGGTGTCTTTCGACTTTATGATTTGATCGGACTTGATTTGATGCTCGACGTGTTGGAAAGCTTGCGGAACACGCTTGCGGCTGATGACGCGTTTCATCCATGGATCGACTGCCCGGCGGTTGAATCTTTGGTTGAGCAGGGGCACACGGGCGATAAACGGGGAGCCGGTTTTTATCGAACGCGACAGACGACCGATGGTCGAAAAGCGGAAGTATTTGACCTGCAGCGGCAGGAATATCGTCCGCTCATCCGACCCCAACTGCCAGCCATGGCAGCTGGGGGAGCAGGCGGCCTGCGAGCGTTGGTCGAGCGCGACGATCCTGCCGGTCAATTCGCTTGGGAAGTTCTGTCGCGGACCTTGGTCTATGCCGCATCGTTGGTACCGGATGTGGCTGACGAGTTGGTTTCGATTGATGAAGCGATGAAGCTGGGCTTCAGTTGGACTCACGGACCGTTTGGGATGATTGATTTGCTCGGGACCCAATGGTTTTGCGAACGAATCGAGCAGGATGGTCTCGTCGTGCCGCCATTGCTACAAGTGGCTGCCGGTCAACCGATGTATCGCGCCAATCGTGGTCGACTGCAACAAATGACGATCGATGGTAGTTACCGAGACGTGGAGCGACCTGCTGGTGTAATAAGACTGGGCGATGTGGCCAAGACGACCGAGGCGATTATTACAAATGATGCGGCGACACTTTGGGATCTCGGTGATGGCGTTGCTTGCTTCGAATTTCACACGAAAGCAAACTCGCTTGATTCCCGTACGATGTCGTTGCTGGACCAGGCTTTGTCGATTGTCGAAACTCGTTTTCGTGGATTGGTGGTTTACAACGAAGGCCCTCATTTTTCTGTCGGGGTAAATCTGCAGTGCGTGCTGGATTGGGCTGAGCAACGAGCATGGTCAGAAATCGAAGCGATGCTCAGCGATTTTCAGCAGACTTGCAAACGAATGAAATATTCATCCTTTCCCGTCGTTGGAGCGCCCGCGGGAATGTCGATCGGCGGCGGTTTTGAAGTGTTGCTGCACTGCGACGTTTTGCAGGCCCATGCCAATACAGTCGTTGGCTTGGTGGAAACAAAAGTGGGTTTGATTCCGGCTGGAGGAGGATGCAAGGAGCTGCTGCTCCGTTGGTCGGAGGTTGAGGGCGATGAAGGGATTCCGCCTCAGCAGAGAGTATTTGACTTAATTGCTGCCGGGGTGACAGCTTCTTCGCCTCTCGAAGCGATGCCTCTGAAAATGTTTCGTGCTCTTGATCAGTTCACTATGAATCGAGATCGTGTTTTGGCGGCTGCGAAGACCCGTGTGATTTCAATGATTGACGGTTATCAACCACCGGTCCAAAAGCGGCTTGTGCCCACCCACATCGGCCCGCTGATCCAGCGGTGTGAGGAATTGCGCGATGCAAAACAGATTAGCCCGCACGATTTGACTGTTGGACACGCCCTCGCCAAGATACTCTGCGATTCAGCAGTAGACAAAGAATCGTATTTAACTGAGGACGAACTATTTGAACGCGAACGGGAGGCTTTTTTGGGACTTGTGCAAACGCCTCAGACGATCGCGAGAATTCGACACATGTTAGCGACCGGACGTCCGCTCAAGAATTGA
- a CDS encoding aldo/keto reductase has product MSFVIGSWPLSGDFGQIQLEQIAETLRTCVENNLLEFDTAPNYGNGFIESCLGKELSKNPQIKINTKVGNRPYRGKSFATADLIASLDESLRRLAIDRVHILFLHNPRNEIHDYEPILEMFTSLKQAGKIQQSGISLAKHHPYPQELLTQFDAIQDDTNLLDLSAIKGMNAGSRPKFMARSPLASGILGGHVNAATQFAPDDHRSGWLKGDRLKSIIKRVDQIRQLSDLPLPELAYRFLLSHQQIDQVIAGVRKPDHVRQLARLKEAPPLNPQLENSLIELWKNDFGLVNEAALSY; this is encoded by the coding sequence GTGTCTTTCGTCATTGGTAGTTGGCCCTTGAGCGGCGACTTCGGACAGATCCAACTCGAGCAGATCGCGGAAACGCTACGTACCTGCGTGGAAAACAACTTGCTGGAATTCGATACGGCCCCCAACTATGGCAACGGGTTTATCGAATCATGCCTGGGAAAAGAGCTCTCGAAAAACCCGCAAATCAAAATCAACACAAAAGTGGGCAATCGTCCTTATCGGGGTAAAAGTTTCGCAACGGCCGATCTCATCGCCTCCCTGGACGAAAGTTTGAGACGTCTTGCAATCGACCGAGTCCACATCTTGTTTTTGCACAATCCTCGGAATGAGATCCACGATTATGAACCGATTTTGGAAATGTTCACGAGTCTGAAACAGGCAGGAAAAATCCAACAATCAGGAATTAGCCTGGCAAAACACCATCCATACCCTCAGGAATTGCTGACGCAGTTCGATGCCATCCAAGACGATACCAATCTGCTAGACTTATCGGCCATCAAGGGCATGAACGCGGGATCTCGCCCAAAATTCATGGCTCGCTCGCCACTTGCATCCGGCATTCTGGGCGGCCATGTCAATGCAGCAACACAATTCGCCCCAGACGATCACCGGTCAGGTTGGCTGAAGGGTGATCGACTCAAATCGATCATCAAGCGAGTCGATCAAATTCGCCAGCTATCCGATCTACCACTACCGGAACTCGCTTATCGATTTCTCTTGTCGCATCAGCAAATTGACCAAGTCATCGCGGGCGTACGCAAGCCGGATCATGTCAGGCAACTGGCCCGGCTGAAGGAAGCACCTCCACTCAATCCACAGCTTGAGAATAGCCTGATCGAGTTATGGAAGAACGATTTTGGCCTCGTTAATGAAGCCGCCTTGAGTTACTAA
- a CDS encoding alpha/beta hydrolase — protein MKLIIDEQQVFCSTAGQKIDPRRESVVFVHGAGQDHSIWVLAGRYFARHNRNVLSVDLPGHGRSQGDPLPSISEMVDWLRSVMKAAGISQASIVGHSMGSLVALAMASQFPNEVKSVAMVATAVPMRVSDSLLAMAEANDDEAVQLLTLWGHSARAHLGGSPTPGLWMLNSSTELMRRSNPDVLFTDLSACQNYSTGLSDAGKVDCPVLLVLGERDAMTPVRATKELCDALRRPFKTVIPAAGHSLLNECPDQVLDALIPIVEGG, from the coding sequence TTGAAACTAATCATTGATGAACAGCAGGTGTTTTGTTCCACGGCCGGGCAAAAAATTGATCCCCGTCGTGAATCGGTTGTGTTCGTGCATGGTGCGGGGCAAGATCATTCCATTTGGGTGTTGGCAGGTCGTTATTTTGCGCGCCACAATCGTAATGTGTTATCAGTCGATCTGCCTGGTCACGGTCGTTCCCAAGGCGATCCACTCCCGTCAATTTCAGAAATGGTCGATTGGCTGCGGTCAGTGATGAAGGCAGCAGGGATTTCACAGGCTTCGATTGTAGGGCACAGCATGGGATCGCTGGTTGCTTTGGCGATGGCGTCACAGTTTCCGAATGAAGTCAAGTCTGTCGCCATGGTGGCCACGGCAGTGCCGATGCGGGTCAGCGATTCTTTACTCGCGATGGCGGAGGCAAATGACGATGAGGCAGTCCAGCTGTTGACCCTTTGGGGGCATAGCGCCAGAGCGCATTTGGGTGGATCGCCAACGCCCGGATTGTGGATGTTGAATTCCAGTACAGAGCTGATGAGGCGGTCCAATCCAGATGTGCTTTTTACTGATCTTTCAGCTTGTCAAAACTATTCGACGGGACTTTCGGATGCTGGCAAGGTTGACTGCCCTGTACTCCTGGTTCTGGGGGAGCGAGATGCGATGACGCCGGTGCGTGCCACCAAGGAATTGTGCGACGCGCTCCGTCGACCTTTCAAAACCGTGATTCCCGCTGCTGGTCATTCGCTCCTGAACGAATGTCCGGATCAAGTTCTTGATGCTTTGATTCCGATCGTGGAAGGGGGTTGA
- a CDS encoding long-chain fatty acid--CoA ligase encodes MDGLMMEVPLTLDMILRRAETIHADRQVVTRLADKSWHRYTYGEMAERAKRLSLALNALGIKSGDRVATLCWNHYRHLEAYFGVPIGGAVLHTLNLRLHPDELAYIVNQAQDKVLIVDESLLGTLARFREQIQPEQIIVIRESDGDLPSELFDYELLLADVDPAAYQQVALDESSAAAMCYTSGTVGQPKGVVYSHRAVTLHTLGAALTSGLEVWEQDCILPVVPMFHVNAWGLPYVAAMMGAKLVLVGQHVDAPCLLEAFEQEQVTITAGVPTIWIGLLQELDANPQKYNLSALRKLVVGGASLAKSLIQAFEERHQLRLVQAWGMTETTPIGTVSLLREGQDQAGQDQQYEWRARQGTPVAFVEVRARGDAGLVPWDGSTMGELEVRGPWIARAYYQRADTADRFTDDGWFRTGDIVSIDTNGCVKIEDRLKDLIKSGGEWISSQDLENTLLAHPSVLEAAVVAIPDEKWSERPLAVVVLHADQQVTADQLRDHLRDKVAKWWLPERFEFVESLPKTSVGKIKKSVLREIYS; translated from the coding sequence ATGGATGGTTTAATGATGGAGGTTCCGCTCACGCTCGATATGATTTTACGTCGCGCGGAAACAATTCACGCGGACCGCCAAGTGGTTACTCGTTTGGCCGACAAATCATGGCATCGGTATACCTATGGCGAGATGGCCGAGCGCGCCAAGCGATTGTCGCTGGCATTGAACGCTTTAGGGATCAAGTCGGGCGATCGAGTGGCGACTTTGTGTTGGAACCACTATCGACATCTGGAGGCTTATTTTGGTGTCCCGATTGGCGGTGCTGTTCTGCACACTCTGAACTTGCGATTGCATCCTGATGAGCTGGCCTACATCGTCAATCAAGCTCAAGATAAGGTTTTGATTGTGGATGAATCCCTGTTGGGAACTCTGGCCAGATTTCGCGAGCAAATCCAACCCGAACAAATCATTGTGATTCGGGAGTCGGATGGCGACTTGCCAAGTGAACTGTTTGATTATGAGTTGCTGTTAGCCGATGTCGATCCGGCTGCTTACCAGCAAGTCGCGTTGGACGAAAGCTCCGCTGCAGCCATGTGTTACACGTCAGGAACGGTCGGTCAACCGAAGGGCGTTGTCTATTCGCACCGAGCTGTCACGTTGCACACGCTGGGTGCAGCGTTAACGAGCGGCTTGGAGGTATGGGAACAGGATTGTATTTTGCCGGTGGTGCCCATGTTTCATGTGAATGCATGGGGCTTGCCTTATGTTGCCGCGATGATGGGGGCGAAGCTGGTGCTTGTTGGTCAGCATGTTGACGCGCCTTGTCTGCTGGAGGCATTTGAGCAAGAACAGGTAACGATTACCGCGGGCGTACCAACGATTTGGATCGGCTTGCTGCAAGAACTTGATGCAAACCCGCAGAAGTATAATTTAAGTGCTTTACGGAAATTGGTGGTGGGCGGAGCGTCTCTGGCGAAAAGCCTGATTCAGGCTTTTGAAGAGAGGCATCAACTGCGGCTCGTACAAGCTTGGGGAATGACCGAAACAACACCGATTGGAACGGTTTCGCTGTTGCGAGAGGGACAAGATCAAGCCGGGCAAGATCAGCAGTACGAATGGCGTGCTCGACAAGGTACACCGGTAGCCTTTGTTGAAGTGCGTGCGCGAGGTGATGCTGGTTTGGTCCCTTGGGACGGAAGCACGATGGGGGAACTTGAGGTCCGTGGCCCCTGGATCGCACGAGCTTATTATCAACGTGCGGATACGGCAGATCGATTTACCGATGACGGATGGTTTCGTACCGGAGATATTGTCTCGATCGATACCAACGGTTGCGTCAAAATTGAAGATCGACTCAAGGACCTGATCAAATCAGGTGGGGAATGGATTAGTTCGCAAGATCTCGAAAATACCTTACTTGCACATCCGAGTGTTCTGGAGGCAGCAGTCGTCGCGATTCCGGACGAGAAATGGAGTGAACGGCCGTTGGCCGTTGTCGTGCTCCATGCAGATCAGCAGGTGACTGCTGATCAACTTCGTGATCACCTGCGCGATAAGGTCGCCAAATGGTGGTTGCCGGAAAGATTTGAATTTGTCGAGTCACTTCCCAAAACATCCGTTGGGAAAATCAAGAAATCTGTTTTGCGAGAAATCTACAGCTGA
- a CDS encoding radical SAM protein has protein sequence MAKILLINPNKWGRGITPIWIASHAAALQEAGHEVDLFDATFFRHWTNNELAFNTANLQYRPTSYEAQVEFCEDDVHKALQEKVELFQPDLLFWSAISSHIHGEGEYVNVQYGYDLIRELETNALRVAAGLQATAAPQLILDRFPHVDFLIAGESDLALTQVASAVPNRTAIQQIPGVIWRDPQGQALANKRQPIISDLDAIGTYDYTLFDPQVLLRPYNGRVVKGVDYELSRGCIFTCSYCVETVIQKYYGANQSSPTSGALLQPKKYLRNKSAARIMEELTFLHVGLGVELIRCQDTNFMTINRSLLKELAARLEKSDLDIKLYIETRADHLRDKDFLLLKRLKVDGIGTGIELSSETFREDRLNRHAATDRLVENFALLREHGIRRTTYNIIGLPQETESMILDTIRFNQLLDPDNITVAFYSPYLGTPEAARGQQENYFDDYEYDVDGQLRTCSKSAVISPPLLEFYKANFVTLVRDGLDRLDELKQNHFAIS, from the coding sequence GTGGCCAAAATTCTTTTGATAAATCCAAATAAATGGGGGCGAGGAATTACCCCCATCTGGATCGCGTCCCACGCGGCAGCCCTCCAAGAGGCCGGGCACGAGGTCGACTTGTTCGATGCAACGTTCTTTCGGCACTGGACGAATAATGAACTGGCCTTCAACACGGCCAATCTCCAGTATCGTCCAACGTCTTACGAAGCTCAGGTAGAATTCTGTGAGGATGACGTCCACAAAGCCCTGCAAGAAAAAGTCGAACTTTTTCAGCCCGACCTATTATTTTGGTCAGCCATTTCATCTCACATTCACGGAGAAGGCGAATATGTCAACGTGCAATATGGTTACGATCTGATCCGCGAACTCGAAACCAATGCCTTGCGTGTGGCCGCCGGGTTACAAGCCACCGCAGCGCCCCAATTGATTCTCGATCGATTCCCACACGTCGATTTCCTGATTGCTGGAGAGTCCGACCTCGCGCTCACTCAAGTCGCATCTGCCGTCCCCAATCGGACAGCAATCCAACAAATCCCGGGTGTCATTTGGCGAGATCCACAAGGGCAAGCGTTGGCGAATAAGAGACAGCCGATCATCTCGGATCTTGATGCGATCGGCACCTACGATTACACCCTGTTTGATCCACAGGTTCTGCTAAGACCCTACAACGGCCGAGTTGTAAAAGGCGTGGATTACGAACTGTCGAGAGGCTGTATCTTCACCTGTTCCTACTGCGTCGAAACAGTCATTCAAAAATATTATGGCGCCAATCAGTCCAGCCCCACCTCCGGCGCGTTACTCCAACCGAAAAAGTATCTGCGTAATAAAAGCGCAGCACGAATCATGGAGGAACTGACCTTCTTGCATGTGGGCCTGGGCGTTGAGCTAATTCGTTGCCAAGACACAAATTTCATGACCATCAATCGTTCGCTTCTCAAGGAACTCGCCGCGCGACTTGAGAAATCGGATCTGGACATCAAACTTTACATTGAGACACGGGCAGACCATTTGCGAGACAAAGATTTTCTGTTACTGAAACGACTTAAGGTGGATGGCATTGGAACCGGCATTGAGTTGTCGAGCGAAACGTTTCGTGAAGATCGTCTCAACCGTCACGCGGCCACCGATCGCTTGGTAGAGAACTTCGCCTTGCTGCGAGAACATGGAATTCGCCGCACAACCTACAACATCATCGGTTTACCTCAAGAAACGGAATCGATGATTCTTGATACGATTCGCTTCAATCAACTGCTGGACCCCGACAACATCACGGTAGCCTTTTACTCCCCCTACCTGGGTACCCCAGAAGCAGCCCGCGGCCAGCAGGAGAATTATTTTGACGATTATGAATACGATGTCGACGGGCAATTGCGAACCTGCAGCAAATCGGCGGTTATCAGCCCTCCATTGCTCGAGTTCTACAAAGCCAATTTCGTAACACTCGTGCGAGATGGTTTGGACCGCCTGGACGAATTAAAACAAAATCACTTCGCGATTTCCTAA
- a CDS encoding BCCT family transporter has product MNLQNSPKVEWTVFTAALGILILVCAPLFAFPTESEQMITQIYKGITNSFGVVYLWGGAAVLIFCLWLAFSRFGNVTLGDPQEPPQFSNYSWISMLFCAGVATGILYWGSIEWTFYYLAPPFGIEPKSVEAIEWAATYGIFHWGPTGWAFYCLPALAIGHAYYCRKIPRIRVSSACHAVLGRQTDGALGKLFDLCFMIGLLGAAGTSLGFGTPMIAAGVSHIFGIEQSRTLIILISALCALIFATSVYLGLEKGIRRLSNINMGMTLVLLAFIGIVGPTAFILKMGTNSLGLLLQNFIRMHSWTDPLTDSMFVEQWTVFYWAWWIAVGPFMGIFIAQISRGRTFRQVVLGTLTCGSLGCAIYYIVLGNYALYLETKTDLSIVAVQASQGTEAAIIAVIASLPVSQVIVPFFCLISLVFLATTYDSASYALAASASRSLVGDLAPARWHRLFWALTLAILPTALLVGEPGRGSLRALQFASLIVSVPLFAIFIVMGVSLVRALRQDEERN; this is encoded by the coding sequence TTGAATTTGCAAAATTCGCCTAAAGTCGAATGGACCGTATTTACCGCGGCGCTCGGCATCTTAATCCTTGTCTGTGCGCCATTGTTTGCCTTTCCTACTGAGAGCGAACAGATGATTACCCAAATCTACAAAGGTATTACGAATAGCTTTGGCGTGGTCTATCTGTGGGGAGGGGCGGCGGTGCTGATTTTCTGCCTCTGGCTCGCCTTCAGCCGCTTCGGAAATGTGACTCTTGGGGATCCTCAAGAGCCGCCTCAATTCTCAAACTATAGCTGGATTTCGATGCTGTTTTGTGCTGGTGTGGCGACCGGTATTTTGTATTGGGGTTCGATTGAATGGACCTTTTACTATCTTGCGCCGCCATTTGGGATTGAGCCGAAGTCGGTCGAGGCGATCGAATGGGCTGCGACCTACGGTATCTTTCACTGGGGGCCGACCGGTTGGGCCTTCTATTGTTTGCCTGCGCTGGCGATCGGGCACGCGTACTACTGTCGGAAAATTCCCCGCATACGTGTCAGTTCGGCGTGTCATGCAGTCTTGGGACGGCAAACCGACGGGGCGTTGGGAAAGCTGTTTGATCTTTGTTTCATGATCGGCCTGCTAGGGGCTGCTGGCACCTCGCTTGGTTTTGGTACGCCGATGATTGCCGCGGGGGTCAGCCATATCTTTGGAATCGAACAATCTCGTACTCTGATTATCCTTATTTCCGCCCTTTGCGCACTGATTTTTGCGACCAGTGTTTATCTGGGACTTGAGAAAGGAATCCGTCGGCTCAGCAATATCAACATGGGGATGACGTTAGTCCTGCTGGCGTTCATCGGGATAGTTGGTCCAACAGCTTTTATTCTCAAGATGGGGACCAATAGTCTTGGTCTCCTCTTGCAGAATTTTATTCGCATGCACAGTTGGACCGATCCCTTGACGGATTCAATGTTCGTTGAACAGTGGACGGTGTTTTACTGGGCTTGGTGGATTGCGGTGGGGCCGTTCATGGGCATCTTTATTGCCCAGATCTCCCGTGGGCGCACATTTCGTCAAGTTGTACTCGGAACGTTGACGTGCGGTAGCTTGGGTTGTGCGATTTACTACATCGTGCTGGGAAATTATGCGCTTTACTTGGAAACAAAAACTGATTTGTCGATCGTGGCAGTTCAAGCCAGCCAGGGAACCGAAGCCGCGATTATTGCCGTTATTGCCAGCTTACCGGTTTCCCAAGTGATCGTGCCTTTTTTCTGTCTAATCAGTCTGGTATTTCTGGCGACGACCTACGATTCGGCGTCGTACGCGTTGGCTGCCAGCGCATCCCGCTCCTTGGTCGGAGATCTCGCTCCCGCTCGTTGGCATCGCTTGTTCTGGGCGCTCACGTTGGCGATTTTGCCGACCGCATTGTTGGTGGGAGAGCCCGGCCGGGGGAGTTTGCGGGCCTTGCAGTTTGCGTCGTTAATTGTGTCTGTGCCGCTGTTCGCGATCTTTATCGTGATGGGAGTTTCATTAGTTCGCGCGTTGCGACAAGATGAAGAACGCAATTAG